In Anaerostipes hadrus ATCC 29173 = JCM 17467, a single genomic region encodes these proteins:
- a CDS encoding Ig-like domain-containing protein has translation MKKLLTRLFIAMLILTFTPTMNTQAKAKIKLNKTKISLQRGKTYTLKVKGTKKKVKWSSNKKTIATVTRKGKVTAQKPGTAVITAKIGKKKYKCKVKVWKKTTKKPTKTNTEPNPIGTRVNPADPRTGITLDTTGGTVYFKLTETLKGQEAENRLLQMNQSLEEIKQGEYEHTGTTLVLFVYDVQAVNGFAAYPLNGLDIINSYALYDGTCSKNIKNIESFYLSEGYEAMIPTNLNLYTGASSKMYEALWVPDEMTSFSNQLYTRKLAPYWVKYQF, from the coding sequence ATGAAAAAATTACTCACAAGGCTGTTCATTGCAATGCTGATATTGACATTTACTCCAACAATGAACACTCAGGCAAAGGCAAAGATCAAATTGAACAAAACAAAGATTTCTTTACAAAGAGGGAAAACTTACACCTTGAAAGTAAAAGGAACAAAGAAAAAAGTAAAGTGGTCAAGCAACAAGAAAACGATCGCAACTGTAACAAGAAAAGGAAAAGTTACAGCCCAAAAGCCAGGAACAGCAGTGATCACAGCCAAGATCGGAAAGAAGAAATACAAATGTAAAGTAAAAGTATGGAAGAAAACAACAAAGAAACCGACAAAGACTAATACAGAGCCGAATCCGATAGGGACAAGAGTCAATCCGGCTGATCCAAGAACAGGAATCACATTAGATACAACAGGAGGAACCGTTTACTTCAAACTGACAGAAACTTTAAAGGGACAAGAAGCAGAAAACCGATTATTACAGATGAATCAATCATTAGAAGAAATCAAACAAGGAGAATATGAACATACAGGAACAACCTTAGTACTGTTTGTTTATGATGTGCAGGCTGTGAATGGGTTTGCTGCTTATCCATTAAATGGTCTGGATATCATCAATTCCTATGCACTATATGATGGAACATGCTCGAAAAATATAAAGAATATAGAAAGTTTCTATTTATCAGAAGGTTATGAAGCAATGATACCAACAAATCTGAATTTATATACAGGAGCAAGCAGTAAAATGTACGAAGCTCTCTGGGTTCCAGATGAAATGACCTCATTTAGTAACCAGCTATATACAAGAAAACTTGCACCATATTGGGTAAAATATCAATTTTAA
- a CDS encoding MetQ/NlpA family ABC transporter substrate-binding protein: protein MRKGTLKKALALALTGAVLVGAFAGCGAKKDSGDKKETKKIVIGASPSPHADILKVAKKELKKEGYELEIKEYSDYVQPNTALESGDLDANYFQHKPYLDDFNKQKKTHLVSAGTIHYEPFGIFPGKTKALKALKNGATVAVPNDTTNEARALLLLQDQGLIKLKDGAGLTATKKDIVENKKDLAIKEIEAAQIPRSLKDVDIAVVNGNYALEAGLKVNKDALATEDADSIGAKTYGNVVAVKKGNEKTDATKALIKALKSDTVKKYINDKYDGAVVPLF from the coding sequence ATGAGAAAAGGAACATTAAAAAAAGCATTAGCATTAGCACTGACAGGAGCAGTTTTAGTCGGAGCATTCGCAGGATGCGGAGCAAAGAAAGATAGCGGTGATAAAAAAGAAACAAAGAAGATCGTTATTGGAGCAAGTCCATCTCCACATGCTGATATCTTAAAAGTAGCGAAGAAAGAATTAAAGAAAGAAGGATACGAATTAGAAATTAAAGAATACTCTGATTACGTACAGCCAAATACAGCACTCGAATCTGGAGATTTAGATGCAAACTATTTCCAGCACAAACCATATTTAGATGACTTCAACAAACAAAAGAAGACACATTTAGTATCCGCTGGAACAATCCATTATGAACCATTTGGAATCTTCCCAGGAAAGACAAAGGCATTAAAAGCATTAAAGAACGGTGCAACAGTTGCAGTTCCTAACGATACAACAAATGAAGCAAGAGCGTTATTATTGTTACAGGATCAGGGACTTATCAAATTAAAAGACGGAGCAGGATTAACAGCAACAAAGAAAGATATCGTAGAGAATAAAAAAGATTTAGCAATCAAAGAAATCGAAGCGGCTCAGATTCCAAGATCATTAAAAGATGTTGATATCGCAGTTGTGAATGGAAACTATGCTTTAGAAGCAGGATTAAAAGTCAACAAAGATGCATTAGCAACAGAAGATGCTGATTCTATCGGAGCTAAAACATATGGAAATGTTGTAGCAGTGAAAAAGGGAAATGAAAAAACAGATGCAACAAAAGCACTGATCAAAGCTCTAAAGAGTGATACAGTGAAAAAATATATCAATGACAAATATGATGGAGCTGTTGTACCTCTGTTCTAA
- a CDS encoding methionine ABC transporter ATP-binding protein — protein MIELKNIDVTFQNGSHEFKAVDNVSLKINKGEIFGIVGPSGAGKSTLVRVINLLQRPTNGEVIIEGSDITKFNRKQLRKTRLNIGMIFQHFNLISGSTIAENVAFSLYANNYPKDKIKDRVKELLEIVHLPEKADAYPANLSGGQKQRVAIARALANNPDILLCDEATSALDIENTEEIVELLREINEKTHITIVFITHEMDVAKKLFDRIAFMEDGKLKEVTDIYSAFANPKSDIAKSLVQRVLNVEVPEGLKAKTNEEILRLSYTGDDSYDPVISVASKNYDITMDIINGKVDYIRNKPFGMLIVILRGEDAERKKALEYISKNVYKLERLGGR, from the coding sequence ATGATTGAATTAAAAAATATAGATGTTACCTTCCAAAATGGCAGTCATGAATTCAAAGCAGTTGATAATGTAAGCTTAAAGATCAACAAAGGAGAGATTTTTGGAATCGTAGGACCAAGTGGTGCTGGAAAGAGTACTCTGGTACGTGTGATCAATTTGTTACAGAGACCAACGAATGGAGAAGTGATCATTGAAGGATCAGATATTACGAAGTTTAACCGAAAGCAATTAAGAAAAACAAGATTGAATATTGGAATGATCTTCCAGCATTTTAATCTGATCAGTGGATCAACGATCGCTGAAAATGTTGCATTTTCATTGTATGCCAATAACTATCCAAAGGATAAGATCAAAGACAGAGTGAAAGAACTCTTAGAGATCGTACATCTTCCAGAAAAAGCAGATGCATATCCAGCAAACTTAAGTGGAGGACAGAAACAAAGAGTTGCGATTGCAAGAGCATTGGCGAACAATCCAGATATCTTGTTATGCGATGAAGCAACCTCCGCATTGGATATTGAGAATACAGAAGAAATCGTGGAATTATTACGAGAGATCAATGAAAAAACACATATCACGATCGTATTTATCACACATGAGATGGATGTAGCAAAGAAATTATTTGATCGTATTGCATTTATGGAAGATGGAAAGCTGAAAGAAGTTACAGATATCTATTCTGCCTTTGCAAATCCTAAGTCAGATATTGCAAAGAGTCTGGTACAACGCGTATTAAATGTAGAGGTTCCAGAGGGATTAAAAGCAAAAACAAATGAAGAGATCCTTCGTTTAAGTTATACAGGAGATGATTCTTATGATCCTGTGATCAGTGTTGCTTCTAAGAACTATGATATTACAATGGATATCATCAATGGGAAAGTCGATTACATCAGGAATAAACCATTTGGTATGTTGATCGTAATCCTTAGAGGAGAAGATGCAGAACGTAAGAAAGCATTAGAATACATTAGTAAGAATGTATATAAATTAGAGAGGTTAGGAGGAAGATAA
- a CDS encoding methionine ABC transporter permease — protein sequence MNETLEIIQSEFAQASFETFEMVLISMIAAAILGTILGLVLHLASNPIFYKNRVVNGITGTIINVIRSLPFIILIIVLQPLARLVVGTSIGPIAASVSLAIAAIAFYARLVEGAFSEVDKGVIEAAVATGASMPLIIRKVLFVEATPALVRALTVTFVSVIGYSAMAGAVGGGGIGNLAIMYGYNRYQTGVLLVTVVALVIIVQVGQWIGDKIALKLTRK from the coding sequence ATGAATGAAACATTAGAGATCATCCAGTCAGAATTTGCCCAAGCATCTTTTGAGACCTTTGAGATGGTATTGATCTCCATGATCGCAGCAGCAATCCTTGGAACGATCTTAGGACTAGTATTACATTTGGCATCGAATCCGATTTTTTATAAAAACAGGGTAGTTAATGGCATTACAGGAACGATCATCAATGTGATCAGGTCTTTGCCATTTATCATTTTGATCATTGTATTACAGCCGTTGGCAAGACTGGTTGTAGGAACAAGTATCGGACCAATCGCAGCATCTGTATCTTTGGCAATCGCAGCAATCGCATTCTATGCAAGACTTGTGGAAGGTGCATTTAGTGAGGTTGATAAGGGTGTGATTGAAGCAGCGGTTGCAACAGGAGCAAGTATGCCTCTTATTATTCGTAAGGTTTTATTTGTAGAAGCAACACCAGCACTGGTTCGTGCTTTAACTGTAACTTTTGTTAGTGTGATTGGATATTCAGCAATGGCTGGAGCTGTTGGAGGCGGTGGAATTGGTAATCTTGCGATCATGTATGGATATAACCGCTATCAGACAGGAGTATTATTAGTAACAGTTGTTGCACTTGTCATCATTGTTCAGGTTGGACAATGGATCGGAGATAAGATCGCACTGAAGCTTACAAGAAAATAA
- the addB gene encoding helicase-exonuclease AddAB subunit AddB, giving the protein MALQFILGSARSGKTDFIYDQMIKDSMEHEDEEFFFIVPDQSTLNAQKQLVTRHPRHGTFNIDVVGFFRLTYRVFEELSYIPKDLLEDEGKSMVIRKIMEQHKEELKVFASSMKKQGFIDELKSFFAEVYQYDVSMEDLKKITDGMKEEGLRSKMEDILLVMENFEDYIKERYLISEQLLDVLAQKVERSEKLKNATFYLDGFTGFTPIQRKVLEKLLKIGKNVYVGLTLDGRYVRSQYHEYELFAMSKKEKYELIKLAQDAGTPVMPDIICWPDERDSKELRHLEQNIERYPYEIYKDEPEDIKIRCFMNPRQESRTVANEIERFVREEGYRYKDIVVLTADLDSYQNELEKSFNDLHIPYFVDVNRKLLNNPCIETLLSVLKMIQKDFSYDMVFRYLKSGFSNFTMEEADFLENYVLACGIRGFARWNRPFASKLFSDEDVGRAEALRIRFIEEVGTLKTGLKRRGSTVKRKLIYLYEFLETLDVEGKMVKKQEMFEASGDLIAAATYAKVYEQVIDLLEQMAEILGEEKLSYDDFLSVLESGLEEMQIGVIPPSLDQVMIGDMKRTRTEEVKILFFLGINEGVIPAANGGGGVVNDHQREVLETYGINLAPGIKQSAYMEQFYLYLTVSKPTDRLYLSYRMMDAAGNNNRPSYFIERIQRIFPKLKVTMQEEEVQTGYTREEALDQMILCLQEMEFDERDDDPEKMKWMQTLYHALKELEPVGDYVDARFYTNQALPLSKELIHDLYGDTISGSVTRMEKFAGCAFSHFMQYGLRLRKRLVHEILPTDMGKVFHKTMELVGKRSDWKFADDTSRDEFVELMVEQAVTDIQKELFESSHRNEYVLERMKRISKRAVWAMEQHIKRGDFTPEEYEIAFGEENHLDSMTFALEDGEKMFFSGVVDRMDSIEDDENKYLKIIDYKSGKQKFDFAKIFHGLQMQLIIYMNAMMELYEKKTGKRVYPAGMFYFHLDDPIVNVEHENEAEDKILKDLKMSGVVNEDFQLIDHMEHTGSEGYLTLPVRATKNGYDKRSSVLNTTQLFNLGRIVEKKMTELGNSLMHGDISIKPYEYEGRKPCEYCEFKNICAYEDGVDQVEKIKKVSLEEGKHALDQTTAESH; this is encoded by the coding sequence ATGGCATTACAGTTTATACTAGGGTCTGCGAGATCCGGAAAAACAGATTTTATTTATGATCAGATGATCAAAGACTCCATGGAACACGAAGATGAGGAGTTCTTTTTTATTGTGCCGGACCAGTCAACGCTAAATGCACAAAAACAACTGGTCACAAGACATCCACGTCATGGAACGTTTAACATTGATGTGGTGGGATTTTTCAGATTAACTTATCGTGTATTCGAAGAATTATCATATATTCCGAAAGACCTTTTGGAAGATGAAGGAAAATCTATGGTGATCCGAAAGATTATGGAGCAGCATAAAGAAGAATTAAAAGTATTTGCGTCCAGCATGAAAAAACAGGGATTTATTGATGAATTAAAATCTTTTTTTGCAGAGGTCTATCAGTATGACGTGTCCATGGAAGATTTAAAGAAGATTACAGATGGGATGAAAGAAGAAGGATTACGCTCAAAGATGGAAGATATTCTTCTTGTGATGGAGAATTTTGAAGATTATATCAAGGAACGGTACTTGATCTCTGAACAATTGTTAGATGTTCTGGCACAGAAAGTGGAACGATCAGAGAAATTAAAGAATGCAACATTTTATCTTGATGGATTTACAGGATTTACACCGATCCAGAGAAAAGTTCTGGAAAAGTTATTAAAGATCGGGAAAAATGTATATGTTGGATTGACTTTAGATGGACGTTATGTGAGAAGTCAGTACCATGAATACGAACTATTCGCCATGTCAAAGAAAGAAAAATATGAACTGATCAAACTTGCGCAGGATGCAGGAACTCCGGTGATGCCAGATATCATCTGTTGGCCGGATGAGAGAGATTCTAAGGAATTACGCCATCTGGAGCAGAATATCGAGCGTTATCCATATGAGATATACAAGGATGAACCAGAAGATATTAAAATCCGTTGTTTTATGAATCCAAGGCAGGAAAGTAGAACAGTGGCAAATGAGATTGAACGATTTGTGAGGGAAGAAGGATATCGATATAAAGATATTGTTGTATTAACAGCGGATCTTGACAGCTATCAAAATGAATTGGAAAAAAGTTTTAATGATCTGCATATTCCATATTTCGTAGATGTGAATCGAAAACTGTTAAATAATCCATGTATAGAAACACTCCTTTCTGTTCTGAAGATGATCCAGAAAGATTTTTCATATGATATGGTATTTCGTTATTTAAAATCAGGTTTCTCGAATTTTACAATGGAAGAAGCAGATTTTCTGGAAAATTATGTGCTGGCTTGTGGAATTCGTGGATTTGCCAGATGGAACCGCCCATTTGCATCTAAGTTATTTTCTGATGAAGATGTTGGAAGAGCGGAAGCCTTAAGGATTCGTTTTATTGAGGAAGTTGGAACATTAAAAACTGGATTAAAGCGAAGAGGCAGTACGGTCAAGAGAAAGCTTATCTATCTATATGAATTTCTGGAAACATTGGATGTTGAAGGAAAGATGGTAAAGAAACAGGAGATGTTTGAGGCGTCAGGAGATCTCATTGCGGCAGCAACCTATGCAAAGGTTTATGAACAGGTCATTGACCTGTTAGAACAGATGGCAGAGATTTTGGGAGAAGAAAAGCTTTCTTATGATGACTTTTTAAGTGTTTTGGAAAGTGGACTGGAAGAGATGCAGATTGGTGTGATCCCGCCAAGTCTTGATCAGGTCATGATCGGTGATATGAAACGAACGAGAACCGAAGAAGTAAAAATCTTATTTTTCCTAGGTATCAATGAAGGTGTGATTCCTGCAGCCAATGGCGGTGGAGGGGTTGTCAATGACCATCAAAGAGAAGTGCTTGAAACCTATGGAATAAATCTGGCGCCTGGCATCAAACAGTCTGCCTATATGGAACAGTTTTATTTGTATCTTACGGTGTCAAAACCAACCGATCGTTTGTATTTATCCTATCGCATGATGGATGCAGCAGGAAATAATAACCGTCCGTCCTATTTTATTGAAAGGATTCAACGCATTTTTCCAAAATTAAAGGTTACGATGCAGGAAGAAGAAGTGCAGACGGGCTATACAAGGGAAGAAGCGTTAGATCAGATGATTCTTTGTCTGCAGGAGATGGAATTTGATGAAAGAGACGATGATCCGGAGAAAATGAAATGGATGCAGACGTTATATCATGCTTTAAAAGAGTTGGAACCTGTGGGTGATTATGTAGATGCAAGATTTTACACCAATCAGGCATTGCCATTGAGCAAGGAACTGATCCATGATCTGTATGGGGATACGATTTCAGGAAGTGTAACAAGAATGGAGAAATTTGCCGGTTGTGCATTTTCTCATTTTATGCAGTATGGATTAAGGCTTCGAAAACGTCTGGTGCATGAAATCCTGCCGACCGATATGGGAAAAGTTTTTCATAAGACGATGGAATTAGTTGGAAAGCGGAGTGATTGGAAGTTTGCGGATGATACATCAAGAGATGAATTTGTAGAACTGATGGTCGAGCAGGCAGTTACGGATATCCAAAAAGAATTGTTTGAGAGCAGCCACAGAAATGAATATGTCCTGGAGCGGATGAAACGAATCTCTAAACGAGCGGTATGGGCGATGGAACAACATATCAAGAGGGGTGATTTTACACCAGAAGAATATGAGATTGCCTTTGGAGAGGAAAATCATTTAGATTCCATGACGTTTGCTTTAGAAGATGGAGAGAAAATGTTCTTTTCTGGAGTGGTTGACCGTATGGATAGTATAGAAGATGATGAAAATAAATATTTAAAGATCATCGATTACAAATCAGGTAAACAGAAGTTTGATTTTGCCAAGATTTTTCATGGATTGCAGATGCAGCTGATCATTTATATGAATGCAATGATGGAATTATACGAAAAGAAAACAGGAAAGCGGGTATATCCGGCAGGAATGTTTTATTTTCATTTGGATGATCCGATCGTCAATGTAGAACACGAGAATGAGGCGGAAGATAAGATTTTAAAAGATCTTAAGATGAGTGGCGTCGTCAATGAAGATTTTCAGTTGATCGATCATATGGAACATACGGGATCAGAAGGATATCTGACACTGCCGGTTCGTGCAACGAAGAATGGATATGACAAGAGATCTTCTGTTTTAAATACAACACAGTTGTTCAATCTGGGAAGAATTGTGGAAAAGAAAATGACAGAGCTTGGAAATTCATTGATGCATGGAGATATTTCTATAAAGCCATATGAATATGAAGGAAGAAAACCTTGTGAGTATTGTGAGTTTAAGAATATCTGCGCCTATGAAGATGGTGTTGATCAGGTAGAGAAGATTAAGAAAGTATCACTAGAGGAGGGAAAACATGCCTTGGACCAAACAACAGCAGAAAGTCATTGA
- the addA gene encoding helicase-exonuclease AddAB subunit AddA, with protein sequence MPWTKQQQKVIDQRDADILVSAAAGSGKTAVLVERIIQKITDEKHPIDVDHLLVVTFTKAAAGEMKERIMAALDEKVREFPGNQHFVKQLSLIHKAQITTIHSFCMNLIRDYFYVLGIDPNTAPGDEGRLSAIRKEILDDLLEEAYEKKEEDFINLIESYSPGKNDNIISEYILKLYENARSHREPEKWLDQAEENISVETKEQFDQAPFMKIILRDARFSIDGAYDTIQEALELALSPGGPYFYEKTLRKDLEIIIKIKEAQTFSELCESFVKMEKPRLSGRKKKTDEIDEMLQDQCKYERNQAYNLLDDLKAAYFYENESEIFHELRKIKSPLKGLIGLTREFMIRYDEKKKNENIMDFDDMEHFALELLIDHYDEEGNPVPSKIAREKSDGYEEIYIDEYQDSNYIQDAILRSVSKESEGGHNMFMVGDVKQSIYSFRLARPELFLEKYHGYQQKGEEYQLIELRNNFRSRSEVLTFVNDVFYQIMHEDLGNIEYTQNVALVPTMEFEQGCDAQTELLLLESNEVKDSEEDAVVLEARMIATRIHEMIDGEDPMMVTGKDEEGNMILRKAQYSDIVILLRSMKTNAEVIQKELMNAGIPAFANNQKGYFDTVEIRTLLSLLSVVDNIYMDIDLAAVLRSPMIGMSEEELGRLKVDGEKDSIYECLCETKDKMEKSKKALELLDLLRDAKTYLPLTQLIWLALEKSGYYHYAGAMPQGKKRQGNILMLVEQAKAFESSQIKGLFHFVRFIEQCREYDMDYGEANTMSEDQDLVRISSIHKSKGLEYPIVFVSKIHQKFNLRDGNGSMIFHGDYFIGADHVDPVYRTRKKTILKNLIKNQMTRESLGEELRVLYVAMTRAKEKLILTGIKKDDIDWNAKGEVTAIDRLSGRSYFDWIKKALPMIPKQDYRLKLYTLEDLLWQQEGNELLHEMNRHIFYERLNDQIPNENVKALKESFAYHYRNEAETKGRLKYSVSEIKRMSQAADTEEVMYSSVFMEKEKRIPSFVKKTEKISAASKGTIIHKVFELLDFSKDYTMKSLNEDIERWISLGKLKKEYEKVIYRKEILALTRSELGKRMKEAAQKKLLYKERQFVTGIPFSDMNKDAKTDDFVVVQGIIDVYFEEEDKIILVDYKTDRVREGEEDILIRRYRAQMESYQQALEKITGKCVKEIYIYSVTLQKTIPVHV encoded by the coding sequence ATGCCTTGGACCAAACAACAGCAGAAAGTCATTGATCAAAGAGATGCCGACATCTTAGTATCTGCTGCGGCAGGTTCTGGAAAGACGGCGGTACTGGTAGAACGTATTATACAAAAGATCACGGACGAAAAACATCCGATCGATGTGGATCATCTGCTTGTCGTGACATTTACGAAAGCAGCAGCAGGGGAGATGAAAGAAAGGATTATGGCGGCACTTGATGAAAAGGTGCGGGAATTTCCAGGAAATCAGCATTTTGTTAAGCAGCTGTCATTGATCCACAAGGCACAGATCACAACGATCCATAGTTTTTGTATGAATCTGATCCGTGATTATTTTTATGTGCTTGGTATTGATCCGAATACAGCACCGGGGGATGAAGGAAGATTATCTGCAATAAGAAAAGAAATATTGGATGATCTGTTGGAAGAAGCTTATGAGAAAAAAGAAGAAGATTTTATCAATCTGATCGAATCTTATTCTCCAGGAAAAAATGATAATATCATCAGTGAATATATTTTAAAGTTATATGAAAATGCAAGAAGCCACAGAGAACCAGAAAAATGGCTTGATCAGGCAGAAGAAAATATTTCAGTAGAGACAAAAGAACAGTTTGATCAGGCACCATTTATGAAGATCATCTTAAGAGATGCAAGATTTTCGATAGATGGTGCATATGATACGATTCAGGAAGCATTAGAACTGGCACTTTCTCCTGGTGGACCATATTTTTATGAAAAAACACTGCGAAAAGATTTAGAGATCATCATAAAGATCAAAGAAGCACAGACATTTTCTGAATTATGTGAAAGCTTTGTAAAGATGGAGAAACCACGACTTTCTGGACGTAAGAAAAAAACAGATGAGATTGATGAAATGCTTCAGGATCAGTGTAAGTATGAAAGAAATCAGGCGTACAATCTGCTTGATGATCTGAAAGCAGCATATTTTTATGAAAATGAGTCAGAAATTTTTCATGAATTAAGAAAGATCAAAAGTCCATTAAAAGGATTGATCGGTCTGACGAGAGAATTTATGATCCGTTATGATGAGAAAAAGAAGAATGAAAATATCATGGATTTCGATGATATGGAACATTTTGCGCTGGAACTTTTGATCGATCATTATGATGAGGAAGGCAATCCAGTGCCAAGTAAGATCGCAAGAGAAAAGTCCGATGGATACGAAGAAATCTATATCGATGAATATCAAGACAGTAACTATATTCAGGATGCGATCTTAAGGAGTGTATCCAAAGAATCCGAAGGCGGTCATAATATGTTTATGGTAGGGGATGTTAAGCAGAGTATTTATAGTTTCCGACTGGCAAGGCCAGAGCTGTTTCTTGAAAAATATCATGGATATCAGCAAAAGGGGGAAGAATATCAGCTCATTGAGCTCCGTAATAATTTCCGAAGCCGCAGTGAGGTCCTTACATTTGTCAATGACGTGTTTTACCAGATCATGCATGAAGATCTTGGAAATATCGAATATACTCAAAATGTTGCTCTTGTTCCAACGATGGAATTTGAACAGGGATGTGATGCACAGACAGAACTGTTACTGTTAGAATCTAATGAAGTCAAAGACTCGGAAGAAGACGCAGTTGTTTTGGAAGCCAGAATGATCGCAACAAGGATTCATGAGATGATCGATGGAGAAGATCCAATGATGGTCACTGGAAAAGATGAAGAAGGCAATATGATTTTAAGAAAAGCCCAATACAGTGATATCGTTATTTTGCTTCGTTCTATGAAGACAAATGCGGAAGTGATCCAGAAAGAATTGATGAATGCGGGAATCCCAGCATTTGCAAATAATCAGAAAGGGTATTTTGATACGGTGGAGATCCGCACGTTATTAAGTTTATTGTCTGTAGTTGATAATATATATATGGATATTGATCTTGCAGCTGTCTTAAGGTCTCCAATGATCGGGATGTCAGAGGAAGAACTAGGACGATTAAAGGTAGATGGAGAAAAAGATTCTATCTATGAATGTCTTTGTGAGACGAAAGATAAGATGGAAAAATCAAAGAAAGCACTGGAATTGCTTGATTTGTTACGGGATGCCAAGACATATCTGCCATTAACACAGTTGATCTGGCTGGCTCTGGAAAAAAGTGGGTATTATCATTATGCAGGAGCCATGCCGCAAGGAAAGAAACGACAAGGAAATATCCTGATGCTCGTTGAACAGGCAAAAGCTTTTGAAAGCAGCCAGATTAAGGGATTGTTTCATTTTGTGCGGTTTATCGAACAGTGCAGGGAATACGATATGGATTATGGAGAGGCAAATACGATGAGCGAAGATCAGGATCTGGTCCGTATTTCCAGTATCCATAAAAGTAAGGGATTGGAATATCCGATTGTTTTTGTATCAAAGATCCATCAGAAATTTAATTTAAGGGATGGGAATGGAAGTATGATCTTCCACGGAGATTATTTTATCGGAGCAGATCATGTTGATCCCGTTTATCGTACAAGAAAGAAGACGATCTTAAAGAATCTGATCAAAAATCAGATGACAAGAGAGTCTTTAGGAGAAGAATTAAGAGTTCTTTATGTTGCAATGACAAGAGCAAAAGAAAAACTGATCTTGACTGGGATCAAGAAAGATGATATTGACTGGAATGCAAAAGGAGAGGTCACAGCAATTGATCGTTTGAGCGGAAGGAGTTATTTTGACTGGATCAAAAAGGCACTTCCGATGATTCCAAAACAGGATTATCGATTGAAGCTCTATACTCTGGAAGATCTTTTGTGGCAGCAGGAAGGAAATGAACTTCTTCATGAGATGAACCGCCATATCTTCTATGAACGTCTAAATGATCAGATTCCAAACGAAAATGTAAAAGCGCTGAAAGAGAGTTTTGCATATCATTACCGCAATGAGGCAGAGACAAAAGGTCGTTTAAAATATTCTGTATCAGAGATCAAACGTATGAGTCAGGCAGCAGATACTGAGGAAGTGATGTATTCATCTGTTTTTATGGAGAAAGAAAAAAGGATACCATCATTTGTCAAGAAAACTGAAAAGATTTCAGCGGCATCCAAAGGTACGATCATTCACAAAGTTTTTGAATTACTAGATTTTTCCAAAGACTATACAATGAAAAGTTTAAACGAAGATATCGAAAGATGGATCTCTCTTGGAAAATTAAAAAAAGAATATGAAAAAGTAATCTATCGAAAAGAAATCCTCGCTCTGACGAGATCAGAACTTGGGAAGAGGATGAAAGAGGCAGCACAGAAGAAACTGCTTTATAAAGAACGGCAGTTTGTGACGGGAATTCCATTTTCTGACATGAACAAAGATGCAAAAACGGATGATTTTGTTGTTGTTCAGGGAATTATTGATGTATATTTTGAGGAAGAAGATAAAATTATTTTGGTAGATTATAAAACAGACCGGGTCAGAGAAGGGGAAGAGGATATTTTGATCAGACGTTATCGTGCACAGATGGAATCTTACCAACAAGCATTGGAAAAGATCACAGGAAAGTGTGTAAAAGAAATTTACATTTATTCTGTAACCCTGCAAAAAACAATTCCCGTGCATGTATGA
- a CDS encoding small, acid-soluble spore protein, alpha/beta type, producing the protein MPKEKDFIEKTFEEMNEMERLKYETAAELGLLDQLKKSGWKSLSASETGRLGGIMNRKIRKQKESQENTKGS; encoded by the coding sequence ATGCCAAAGGAAAAGGATTTTATAGAAAAGACATTCGAAGAAATGAATGAGATGGAACGGTTAAAATATGAAACTGCTGCAGAACTTGGTCTGCTTGATCAACTAAAGAAGAGTGGATGGAAGTCATTATCAGCCAGTGAAACAGGAAGATTAGGCGGGATCATGAACCGTAAGATAAGAAAGCAGAAGGAAAGTCAGGAAAATACGAAAGGAAGTTAA